A region of Rhodamnia argentea isolate NSW1041297 chromosome 9, ASM2092103v1, whole genome shotgun sequence DNA encodes the following proteins:
- the LOC115739675 gene encoding S-linalool synthase-like — MIPDPRRHDDPMFEGCLNWVLHDQNEEGFWGDYDNNGHEMSDGVECLASTLVCMVALKKWHVGSALIEKGLNFIHENAELLLTRNKDGKFPRRVAIVLPGMVDLARAAGLEIVFPKSTERAIADLFSDRQRVLDREELADQNQYYPLLSYLEALPPTYKVGHESILKHLDGDGSLFQSPSATSGAYLATGNEECLAYLQSLASNCASNGAVPSLYLVDEELPKLSMVHQLVRLGLTEYFDREKDEILAQIYRNYKHEKPIAKSIHLIAAELYKDCLEFWLLRMHGYSVSPSSICWFLDREEVRDRVEKHYEHFSSVLLYVYRASNLMLPGERQLEEARAFSKKFLEKIAFGGTRDESIVSSSHRRMIEHELGLPWMARLDHLEHRTWLEERDACVLWMGKFSCHRSSLIHNQDIVQLALQNFVLRQSVYRMELDVVKRWSGATGLSKMGFGREKTTYAYFAVAASVYLPCNSDVRVLVAKSAIILTVADDFFDMEGSLEDLEKLTDAVQRWDGEGLSGHAKTIFEALDDLVTNFRAKCFQQSGKDVKENLRRMWGETFQSWLTEAKWSRSGGAPPTYEYLDVGMVSVGAHTTVLPSLCLTSPATALHQLWPDPCHPITRLLMVITRLLNDIQSYRKEEKEGKLNFVLLYLKENPKANIEDSIKFVQLLINQKKKEFLQHVLDEHSDLPGPSRMLHLSCLKVFYMFFNSSNHYDSDTDMLHDIHKALVIPPLVPKLKPLRHLPETPGPKPWEFATKNWSGQFSLDCFPRKSFIGHRTSSYSSPAKRWEKMYKPSSFRLCFA; from the exons ATGATTCCCGATCCTCGCCGACACGATGATCCCATGTTTGAGGGATGTCTGAATTGGGTGCTCCACGATCAGAATGAAGAAGGGTTTTGGGGAGATTATGATAACAACGGGCATGAAATGTCCGACGGAGTGGAGTGCCTTGCTTCAACCCTTGTTTGCATGGTCGCGCTCAAAAAGTGGCATGTTGGTTCCGCTTTGATAGAGAAAG GATTAAatttcatccatgaaaatgCGGAGTTGCTTCTTACAAGAAACAAGGATGGAAAGTTTCCTCGTCGGGTCGCTATCGTCTTGCCTGGAATGGTTGATTTGGCACGTGCTGCTGGTTTGGAGATCGTATTCCCCAAGAGCACAGAACGTGCCATTGCTGATTTATTCAGCGATCGACAACGGGTTCTCGA CAGGGAAGAACTTGCGGACCAGAACCAATATTACCCGTTGTTATCGTATCTTGAGGCATTGCCTCCGACATACAAAGTCGGCCATGAAAGCATATTGAAGCATCTGGACGGCGACGGCTCTTTGTTTCAATCACCCTCTGCAACATCGGGTGCTTACCTGGCCACCGGGAACGAAGAATGCTTGGCTTATCTTCAATCTCTTGCTTCAAATTGTGCTTCTAATGGCG CAGTTCCATCTCTCTATCTCGTGGATGAAGAGCTTCCAAAACTCTCCATGGTTCATCAACTGGTGAGATTGGGGTTGACCGAGTACTTTGACCGGGAGAAGGATGAAATTTTGGCACAAATCTATCG GAACTACAAGCATGAAAAACCTATCGCGAAATCAATTCATTTGATCGCCGCCGAGCTATACAAAGATTGCTTGGAATTCTGGCTTTTGCGCATGCATGGTTATAGTGTATCACCAT CAAGCATTTGTTGGTTCCTAGATCGTGAAGAAGTCCGAGATCGCGTCGAAAAGCATTATGAACACTTCTCGAGCGTGCTTCTCTACGTTTATAGAGCCAGCAATCTTATGCTGCCTGGTGAACGTCAACTCGAGGAAGCGAGAGCTTTCTCGAAGAAGTTTCTCGAGAAAATCGCTTTCGGAGGAACGAGAGATGAAAGCATCGTCTCGTCGAGTCATCGCAGAATG ATTGAGCACGAACTGGGTCTTCCGTGGATGGCTCGCCTAGACCACCTGGAACATAGGACGTGGTTGGAGGAAAGAGATGCTTGTGTACTATGGATGGGAAAATTTTCTTGCCATAG GTCATCTTTGATTCATAATCAAGATATAGTGCAACTTGCTCTGCAGAACTTTGTATTGAGACAATCTGTTTACAGGATGGAACTTGATGTAGTCAAAAG GTGGTCGGGAGCAACCGGACTTAGCAAGATGGGGTTCGGTCGAGAGAAGACAACGTACGCTTATTTCGCTGTCGCCGCTTCAGTTTATCTGCCTTGCAACTCCGATGTGCGAGTGCTGGTCGCCAAGAGCGCGATCATACTAACCGTCGCCGACGACTTTTTCGACATGGAAGGTTCACTAGAGGATCTGGAAAAGCTTACCGATGCGGTTCAAAG GTGGGACGGTGAAGGATTGAGCGGGCACGCCAAGACCATATTCGAAGCCCTCGACGATCTTGTCACCAACTTCCGAGCTAAATGCTTCCAACAATCGGGGAAGGACGTCAAGGAAAATCTTCGACGCATG TGGGGGGAGACATTCCAGTCATGGCTGACGGAGGCGAAGTGGAGCAGAAGCGGAGGCGCGCCACCGACATACGAGTACCTCGACGTGGGCATGGTGTCGGTTGGAGCACACACCACAGTCCTTCCATCTTTGTGCCTCACAAGCCCCGCGACCGCATTGCATCAGCTGTGGCCCGATCCCTGCCATCCCATCACTCGGTTGCTCATGGTCATCACTCGGTTGCTCAATGACATCCAAAGCTACCGG aaagaagaaaaggaagggaaattGAACTTTGTGCTACTCTACCTAAAGGAAAACCCCAAAGCCAACATTGAGGACTccatcaaatttgtgcaattgctGATCaaccagaagaagaaagagttcCTCCAACACGTCCTCGACGAGCACTCCGACTTGCCGGGACCGAGCAGGATGCTGCACCTCTCGTGCTTGAAAGTGTTCTACATGTTCTTCAACTCCTCCAACCACTACGACTCAGACACGGACATGCTACACGACATCCACAAGGCACTCGTCATCCCGCCGCTGGTCCCCAAATTGAAGCCCCTTAGGCATTTGCCGGAGACACCAGGACCGAAGCCATGGGAGTTTGCAACCAAGAACTGGTCTGGCCAATTCAGCCTCGATTGTTTCCCAAGGAAGAGCTTTATCGGGCATCGAACGTCTTCCTACAGTAGTCCGGCGAAGAGATGGGAGAAGATGTACAAGCCATCTAGTTTTAGGTTATGCTTCGCCTAG